From the Alkalibacter rhizosphaerae genome, one window contains:
- a CDS encoding aldehyde ferredoxin oxidoreductase, with the protein MAIGGWAGKIMRVNLTTGKVTEEDTSKYQDFIGGMGIGYKVINDEVPAGTKAYDEANKVVFAVGPLTGSGVPCSSRTNITSLLPTNPYHLVTDSHMGGNFAAVMKYAGWDAIIVEGASDRPVWLRVKDSTVSIEDASHIWGTGIYNSSAQIASQMGEEATVACIGQAGENMVNMSVIMNGSSHSAGGHGGILGSKKLKAIAITGTGSVKIGGNKSDLIQLDKYMLSDIIGANNQHVVPSTPQPWAEFSSERSRWTSREGLHWGASEGNIETGINEPGNINKVGYRTMKATFDAGPLAEKYTVRMGGCQSCPIRCHAQMEIPKMEDFGVSKYVANTCMGFHSPQQIMIKGKADQVEQGDGTLMAMALGSQLADDYGVWCNYGMASRDLRYAYDNGILKKVLPKDEYDSIPWDKLEAGDITFLHEYYRRIAMKEGEFSHLGDGTYWVAKRWNFGDDFWSSYDSGIWSPFGYPKHHSNEAAGQVGALISCMFNRDAQCHSHMNLAGSGLPIEIQKNAIAKVVGSGDALDAPADYTPMNEYKAKFAKWSIIRNVLHDSLTLCNWMWPMTVSPLKERDYMGDTALESHYFSVVTGVETSEEELDLMGERIFTLHRALTVKQMGTTDMRGKHDVMMDWIFDMDPDKEAFTPGTVKMDRDDMQLALTMFYKEMGWDETTGAPTRATLERLDLKYVADEMESMGLLPA; encoded by the coding sequence ATGGCTATAGGCGGTTGGGCCGGTAAGATTATGCGAGTCAATCTGACTACTGGTAAAGTTACAGAAGAAGACACCAGCAAATACCAGGATTTTATTGGTGGTATGGGTATTGGATATAAAGTGATCAATGATGAAGTACCTGCAGGAACCAAAGCGTATGACGAAGCGAACAAAGTGGTTTTTGCCGTCGGCCCATTGACAGGCAGCGGCGTTCCCTGCAGTTCCAGAACCAACATCACATCCCTGTTGCCGACAAATCCTTATCATTTGGTAACAGACAGCCACATGGGCGGAAATTTTGCGGCAGTAATGAAATACGCAGGATGGGATGCCATCATCGTTGAGGGAGCATCCGATCGACCGGTTTGGTTGCGGGTCAAAGACAGCACCGTATCCATCGAAGACGCATCCCATATTTGGGGAACGGGAATCTACAACTCGTCTGCCCAGATCGCATCCCAAATGGGAGAAGAAGCAACAGTGGCATGCATTGGACAAGCCGGTGAAAACATGGTCAACATGTCCGTCATCATGAACGGTTCTTCCCACTCTGCCGGCGGTCACGGCGGTATCCTGGGATCCAAGAAACTGAAGGCTATTGCCATCACAGGTACGGGATCCGTCAAAATCGGCGGAAACAAGTCCGATTTGATCCAGTTGGACAAGTACATGCTCAGCGACATCATTGGAGCCAACAACCAGCACGTAGTACCAAGCACACCCCAACCATGGGCGGAGTTCAGCAGTGAACGATCCCGATGGACGTCCAGGGAAGGATTGCATTGGGGTGCATCGGAAGGCAATATCGAGACTGGGATCAACGAACCGGGCAATATCAACAAAGTAGGATATCGAACCATGAAAGCCACTTTCGATGCCGGTCCTTTGGCAGAAAAATACACAGTACGCATGGGCGGATGCCAATCTTGTCCGATCCGGTGTCATGCGCAAATGGAGATCCCCAAAATGGAGGATTTCGGTGTATCCAAATATGTGGCCAATACCTGCATGGGATTCCACTCCCCGCAACAGATCATGATCAAGGGAAAAGCGGATCAGGTAGAGCAAGGAGACGGAACGCTGATGGCAATGGCTCTGGGATCCCAGCTTGCTGATGACTATGGTGTATGGTGCAACTATGGGATGGCTTCCAGGGATCTGCGCTACGCCTATGACAACGGCATCTTGAAAAAAGTGTTGCCGAAAGATGAATACGACAGCATCCCCTGGGACAAGCTGGAAGCGGGAGATATCACATTCCTCCATGAATATTATCGTCGGATCGCCATGAAAGAAGGGGAATTCAGCCACCTTGGTGATGGTACTTACTGGGTCGCCAAGCGATGGAACTTCGGGGATGACTTCTGGAGCTCCTATGACAGCGGCATCTGGTCTCCATTTGGATATCCGAAACACCATTCCAATGAAGCGGCAGGCCAGGTCGGTGCATTGATCTCCTGCATGTTCAATAGGGACGCCCAATGCCACTCCCACATGAACCTTGCTGGATCGGGACTGCCCATCGAAATACAAAAAAATGCTATTGCAAAAGTTGTTGGGTCCGGAGATGCTTTGGATGCACCTGCCGATTACACCCCCATGAACGAGTACAAGGCAAAGTTTGCTAAATGGAGCATCATCCGAAACGTTCTTCACGACTCGTTGACCCTTTGCAACTGGATGTGGCCCATGACCGTATCTCCGCTGAAAGAGCGGGATTACATGGGAGACACTGCACTGGAATCTCATTATTTCTCTGTGGTGACTGGAGTGGAGACCTCCGAAGAAGAACTGGACCTCATGGGTGAACGGATCTTTACCCTTCATCGCGCACTGACGGTAAAACAGATGGGGACTACAGACATGAGAGGCAAGCACGATGTCATGATGGACTGGATCTTCGACATGGATCCGGACAAGGAAGCGTTTACGCCAGGTACCGTCAAAATGGATCGGGACGACATGCAGCTGGCTCTGACCATGTTCTACAAGGAAATGGGATGGGACGAGACCACTGGTGCGCCTACAAGAGCCACCCTTGAGCGGTTGGACCTGAAATACGTTGCTGACGAAATGGAAAGCATGGGTCTGCTGCCGGCATAA
- a CDS encoding ferredoxin-like protein translates to MSDKETKKSILERETTRREFLKMSGKGIGGMAISLSLLNLLGCSKDEAEDVVAWPLAAGVLVANRNKCTGCLRCETNCTIVNDGKLQPYISRVKVGKNYFFGVDGPKLNYAKADGAFGNKLMTPETCRQCAEPYCGKACPAGAITTNDSGARIVLQEKCVGCGACHDACPWHLPTIDPETKKSTKCISCGMCANNCPTGALAIVPWDDVKYAMRKYGYLA, encoded by the coding sequence GTGTCAGACAAAGAAACCAAGAAAAGCATTTTGGAGAGGGAAACCACCCGAAGAGAGTTTCTGAAGATGTCCGGTAAAGGCATCGGAGGAATGGCGATCTCCTTGTCGCTGTTGAATCTTTTGGGCTGCTCCAAAGACGAAGCGGAAGACGTAGTTGCATGGCCGCTGGCTGCAGGTGTTTTGGTGGCAAACCGAAACAAGTGTACCGGTTGTTTGCGATGCGAGACCAACTGCACCATCGTTAACGACGGAAAGTTGCAGCCGTACATTTCCAGAGTGAAAGTAGGCAAGAATTACTTTTTCGGCGTAGACGGGCCCAAGCTGAATTATGCAAAAGCCGATGGAGCCTTCGGAAACAAACTGATGACACCGGAAACGTGCCGGCAATGTGCGGAACCTTATTGCGGCAAGGCGTGTCCTGCGGGAGCCATCACCACCAACGACAGCGGTGCTCGAATCGTGCTCCAGGAAAAATGTGTCGGATGTGGTGCCTGCCACGATGCATGTCCCTGGCATTTGCCCACCATCGATCCGGAGACGAAAAAATCGACCAAGTGCATTTCCTGCGGCATGTGTGCAAACAACTGTCCTACGGGGGCATTGGCCATCGTTCCATGGGATGATGTAAAGTACGCCATGAGAAAATATGGCTACCTGGCTTGA
- a CDS encoding DEAD/DEAH box helicase, protein MKFTQLHLEPAIVDALELMNYKDATAVQEQVIPLLLQGERVLARAQTGSGKTAAFAIPLCQMLDIEERDPQVLILAPTRELALQIKQETANIGKFRKVRVSAVYGRHPVHLQQQELRQRVHVVVGTPGRVLDLIQKGILQTQRIRQVVLDEADEMLSMGFIDQVDEILSLLPKEKKIHLFSATMPPPVLELYKHYATDHKMVEMTSTSRVEDRILHQVIYSENAAKEQIVHQILYKDKAGSSILFCNTRDDVEVLATFLEKRRYRLGVLHGGLSQRERFRIMNQFKKGEIPLLVATNVAARGIDVEDVTHVINYQVPYEKESLVHRIGRTGRMDKTGLAITLVGPAEVARWKTFQEELELDVTQRIHVEDLDIPEHARVGTMTQRSPKLDKSRHIRQAVGRIRINGGKKIKIRPVDVMGAIGSIPQMAVEDIGIIDIQATCTYVEIFNGKAPMVAKELSKRTIKGRNLSVKLLQK, encoded by the coding sequence ATGAAATTTACCCAGTTGCATTTGGAACCAGCCATTGTGGATGCGTTGGAATTGATGAACTACAAGGATGCCACTGCCGTGCAGGAACAGGTCATTCCCCTGTTGTTGCAGGGGGAGCGGGTTTTGGCTCGTGCACAAACGGGAAGCGGGAAGACGGCGGCATTTGCTATCCCCCTTTGCCAGATGCTGGATATCGAGGAACGGGATCCACAGGTCCTCATACTCGCACCAACCAGGGAACTGGCTCTACAGATCAAACAAGAAACAGCCAATATCGGAAAGTTTCGCAAAGTCCGCGTCAGTGCGGTCTATGGCAGACATCCGGTCCATCTTCAGCAGCAGGAATTACGCCAGCGGGTCCATGTAGTAGTAGGGACGCCGGGAAGGGTGTTGGATCTGATCCAAAAAGGGATCCTCCAGACCCAACGCATCCGTCAAGTTGTTTTGGATGAAGCGGACGAGATGCTCAGTATGGGTTTTATCGATCAAGTGGATGAGATACTCTCCCTTTTGCCAAAAGAGAAAAAAATCCACTTATTCTCTGCCACCATGCCGCCACCAGTATTGGAACTTTATAAACACTACGCAACGGATCACAAGATGGTGGAGATGACCTCGACCAGTCGGGTGGAAGACCGGATCCTGCATCAAGTGATTTATTCGGAAAATGCGGCCAAGGAACAAATTGTCCACCAGATCCTCTACAAGGACAAAGCAGGCAGTAGCATCCTCTTTTGCAACACAAGAGACGATGTGGAGGTGTTGGCCACATTTCTGGAAAAAAGACGGTATCGGCTTGGAGTGCTCCACGGAGGATTGTCCCAACGAGAGCGGTTTCGCATCATGAATCAGTTCAAAAAAGGGGAGATTCCACTTCTAGTAGCCACCAACGTAGCAGCCAGAGGGATCGATGTGGAGGATGTGACCCACGTCATCAACTATCAGGTCCCTTATGAAAAGGAAAGTTTGGTCCACCGGATCGGTCGAACTGGGCGTATGGATAAAACCGGTCTGGCCATCACCTTGGTGGGACCGGCAGAGGTTGCGCGCTGGAAAACGTTCCAGGAAGAATTGGAGCTGGATGTTACCCAACGCATCCATGTAGAGGACCTGGATATCCCCGAGCATGCAAGAGTGGGGACCATGACCCAGCGATCTCCCAAGCTGGATAAATCCAGACACATTCGCCAGGCTGTTGGTCGAATTCGAATCAATGGCGGGAAAAAGATAAAGATCCGGCCAGTAGACGTCATGGGTGCTATCGGTTCCATCCCCCAAATGGCAGTGGAGGATATCGGAATCATCGACATACAGGCTACCTGTACATATGTGGAGATCTTCAACGGGAAGGCCCCCATGGTTGCGAAAGAATTATCGAAACGGACGATAAAAGGGCGAAACTTGTCGGTGAAACTTCTTCAAAAATAA
- the fdhD gene encoding formate dehydrogenase accessory sulfurtransferase FdhD, translated as MNISKLNICQEEPVELYLNGNKIVTFMCTLENLRELALGHMFSRGMINSPFDLDTMAACKDMRKIYATTSKEIDFDSLVLETVLTSSCGSGSKFNEESMSTARIASRFDVSLGKVRELMAEMFARAEMYKTIGGMHCMAIADNREILTQCEDVGRHNAADKAIGKALMQGVDMSNAMLLSTGRISSDLVLKAANVKCPVIASRSIITSSGLELAEKLGITIIGRAVSNNPIVYLNEQRIAS; from the coding sequence ATGAATATCAGTAAGTTGAACATATGCCAGGAAGAACCAGTGGAGCTGTACTTGAACGGCAACAAGATCGTTACCTTCATGTGCACCTTGGAAAATCTGCGGGAATTGGCTTTGGGTCACATGTTCAGCAGAGGAATGATCAATAGCCCCTTTGATCTGGACACCATGGCAGCTTGTAAAGACATGCGAAAGATCTATGCAACAACGTCCAAGGAAATCGACTTTGACAGTCTGGTGCTGGAGACGGTATTGACCAGCAGTTGCGGCAGCGGGAGCAAGTTCAATGAAGAGTCCATGTCCACAGCCCGGATCGCTTCCCGGTTTGACGTCAGTCTGGGGAAAGTACGGGAATTGATGGCAGAAATGTTTGCCAGGGCAGAGATGTACAAAACCATTGGCGGTATGCATTGCATGGCCATCGCAGACAATCGTGAAATATTGACACAATGTGAAGATGTCGGCCGACACAATGCGGCAGACAAGGCGATCGGAAAGGCGCTGATGCAGGGAGTGGACATGAGCAATGCCATGTTGCTCTCCACCGGCCGAATTTCTTCGGATCTGGTGTTGAAAGCGGCCAATGTAAAATGTCCCGTCATTGCATCGCGAAGCATCATCACATCATCCGGGTTGGAATTGGCAGAAAAGTTGGGGATCACGATCATCGGCCGAGCCGTGTCGAACAATCCCATCGTATATTTAAATGAACAGCGGATCGCTAGTTGA